In Zingiber officinale cultivar Zhangliang chromosome 8B, Zo_v1.1, whole genome shotgun sequence, a single genomic region encodes these proteins:
- the LOC122014716 gene encoding 60S ribosomal protein L21-1-like → MPAGHGVRSRTRDLFSRPFRKKGYIPLTTYLRTYKIGDYVDIKVNGAVHKGMPHKFYHGRTGSVWNVTKRAIGVEINKQVGNRIIRKRIHVRVEHVLPSRCQEDFRARVKKNDQLKAEAKARGEIISTKRQPEGPKPGFMVEGATLETVTPIPYDVVNDLKGGY, encoded by the exons AGATCTCTTCTCCCGTCCCTTCCGGAAGAAGGGGTACATCCCCCTGACTACCTACCTTCGCACCTATAAGATCGGAGATTATGTCGACATCAAGGTGAACGGCGCCGTTCACAAAGGCATGCCGCACAAGTTCTACCATGGCCGTACCGGTAGCGTCTGGAATGTCACTAAGCGCGCCATCGGCGTCGAAATCAACAAGCAG GTTGGCAATCGGATTATCAGGAAGAGAATTCATGTCCGTGTGGAGCATGTGCTGCCTTCCAGGTGCCAAGAAGACTTCCGTGCGAGGGTGAAGAAGAACGACCAACTAAAGGCTGAGGCGAAAGCTAGAGGTGAAATCATCAGCACTAAGCGCCAACCAGAGGGCCCTAAGCCTGGCTTCATGGTAGAAGGTGCTACACTTGAGACTGTCACGCCTATCCCATATGATGTGGTCAACGACCTCAAGGGTGGGTATTAG
- the LOC122015158 gene encoding ubiquitin-conjugating enzyme E2-23 kDa-like isoform X5 yields the protein MSSPSKRREMDLMKLMMNDYKVEMVNDGMQEFFVNFHGPNESLYQGGIWRVRVELPDAYPYKSPSIGFVNKIYHPNVDEMSGSVCLDVINQTWSPMFDLVNAFEVFLPQLLLYPNPSDPLNGEAAALMMRDRPAYEQKVKEYCQKYAKPEDVEAPQGDKSSDEELSEAEYDSSDEPLVGKPD from the exons ATGTCGTCCCCCAGCAAGCGCCGCGAGATGGACCTGATGAAGCT GATGATGAATGACTACAAGGTGGAGATGGTGAACGATGGGATGCAGGAATTCTTCGTGAATTTCCACGGCCCCAACGAGA GCCTTTATCAAGGAGGGATCTGGAGGGTAAGGGTGGAACTGCCAGATGCATATCCTTACAAATCTCCATCCATTGGATTTGTCAATAAGATATATCATCCTAATGTGGATGAAAT GTCTGGTTCAGTTTGTTTGGATGTAATCAACCAAACTTGGAGTCCCATGTTTG ATCTTGTTAATGCATTTGAGGTTTTCCTTCCGCAACTTCTTTTATATCCAAATCCTTCAGACCCATTGAATGGGGAGGCTGCAGCATTAATGATGCGGGATCGACCTGCTTATGAGCAGAAAGTGAAGG AATACTGTCAGAAATACGCAAAGCCTGAAGACGTAGAGGCTCCTCAAGGAGACAAATCAAGTGATGAAGAGCTGAGTGAAGCTGAATACGATTCTAGTGATGAACCACTGGTCGGGAAACCTGATTAG
- the LOC122015158 gene encoding ubiquitin-conjugating enzyme E2-23 kDa-like isoform X6 — MMNDYKVEMVNDGMQEFFVNFHGPNESLYQGGIWRVRVELPDAYPYKSPSIGFVNKIYHPNVDEMSGSVCLDVINQTWSPMFDLVNAFEVFLPQLLLYPNPSDPLNGEAAALMMRDRPAYEQKVKEYCQKYAKPEDVEAPQGDKSSDEELSEAEYDSSDEPLVGKPD; from the exons ATGATGAATGACTACAAGGTGGAGATGGTGAACGATGGGATGCAGGAATTCTTCGTGAATTTCCACGGCCCCAACGAGA GCCTTTATCAAGGAGGGATCTGGAGGGTAAGGGTGGAACTGCCAGATGCATATCCTTACAAATCTCCATCCATTGGATTTGTCAATAAGATATATCATCCTAATGTGGATGAAAT GTCTGGTTCAGTTTGTTTGGATGTAATCAACCAAACTTGGAGTCCCATGTTTG ATCTTGTTAATGCATTTGAGGTTTTCCTTCCGCAACTTCTTTTATATCCAAATCCTTCAGACCCATTGAATGGGGAGGCTGCAGCATTAATGATGCGGGATCGACCTGCTTATGAGCAGAAAGTGAAGG AATACTGTCAGAAATACGCAAAGCCTGAAGACGTAGAGGCTCCTCAAGGAGACAAATCAAGTGATGAAGAGCTGAGTGAAGCTGAATACGATTCTAGTGATGAACCACTGGTCGGGAAACCTGATTAG
- the LOC122015158 gene encoding E3 ubiquitin-protein ligase APD2-like isoform X3 — protein METTTFLFLPLSHPSLPSSSASSPPSSPPPPPPPPPPSTTPTVSHRMNILVTNVPSWQINDDAWSCLVILLTFWFFAASMTLILGFYGAVDLTLGPNCSRNLQANPLFVQDVKLKADEESSKHGPMLYGFYEPPLLDVLTKWSVTRNVSVPSNFHQEWIYYLNKGSHIEISYDVKLHGSYPLILVIAQGKESLVQWMEQPSHPNTTLSWSLIHGNGKIQQTIEKPSDYYIAVGNLNNIETEVELIFNIQSITYNTSGAYYKCSLNHRICSLNLFLERTNVAILTTPTPDPSMQIDEWYVKLTYGPRWLTYFVGSGVMTILIFVGFQVFSTSQNYSQDGTAHQTINTTTERSPLLSNKDDDDRSLGSSYESVSHDEEDINEPPEAGSDLPKDSEIGNFQHLCTICCDVHRDCFFLPCGHCVVCLACGTRILDEAGTCPICRRKIKKDDE, from the exons ATGGAGACCACTACGTTTCTCTTCCTCCCTCTTTCTCACCCTTCACTTCCTTCCTCCTCAGCCTCCTCGCCGCCGTCGTCACCACCACCTCCACCGCCGCCACCTCCCCCTTCGACGACTCCGACCGTCTCCCACCGTATGAATATACTGGTTACCAACGTTCCGTCGTGGCAGATCAACGACGACGCTTGGTCCTGCTTGGTCATCCTCCTCACGTTTTGGTTCTTCG CAGCTTCGATGACATTGATCCTTGGCTTTTACGGCGCCGTCGACCTCACCCTCGGCCCCAATTGCTCCCGGAATCTGCAGGCAAATCCCTTGTTTGTGCAGGATGTAAAG CTGAAAGCGGACGAGGAGTCGTCGAAGCACGGGCCGATGCTTTACGGGTTTTACGAGCCTCCGCTGCTTGACGTATTGACTAAATGGTCAGTGACTCGAAATGTGTCCGTCCCCTCAAACTTTCACCAG GAATGGATATACTATCTCAACAAAGGCTCACATATCGAGATTTCTTATGATGTGAAATTGCATGGCTCATACCCGTTGATCCTAGTCATCGCCCAAG GAAAGGAAAGCCTTGTTCAATGGATGGAACAACCATCACATCCTAATACCACATTGTCATGGTCTCTTATTCATG GAAATGGAAAAATTCAGCAAACTATTGAAAAACCTTCTGATTATTACATTGCTGTGGGTAACTTAAACAATATAGAAACGGAG GTTGAGCTGATCTTCAACATTCAGTCTATCACATACAACACATCTGGGGCGTATTATAAATGTTCACTGAATCATAGGATCTGctctttgaatttgttcttagAAAGGACCAATGTTGCAATTCTTACAACTCCAACTCCTGATCCA AGTATGCAGATTGATGAATGGTACGTTAAGCTGACATATGGGCCTCGATGGCTGACTTATTTTGTTGGATCAG GTGTGATGACTATACTAATTTTTGTGGGGTTCCAAGTATTTAGCACCTCACAGAATTACTCTCAGGATGGTACTGCTCATCAAACAATAAATACCACAACGGAGAGGAGCCCCCTGCTCTCTAACAAGGATGATGATGATCGGAGCTTAGGATCATCATATGAATCTGTTTCCCACGACGAGGAAGATATCAATGAACCTCCTGAGGCAGGATCAGACCTGCCCAAGGACAGTGAAATTGGCAACTTCCAACACCTCTGCACCATTTGCTGTGATGTTCACAGAGACTGTTTTTTTCTTCCTTGTGGGCATTGTGTAGTGTGCTTAGCCTGTGGAACAAG gatctTGGATGAGGCTGGCACATGTCCAATCTGCCGGAGGAAGATAAAGAAA GATGATGAATGA
- the LOC122015158 gene encoding E3 ubiquitin-protein ligase APD2-like isoform X2: protein METTTFLFLPLSHPSLPSSSASSPPSSPPPPPPPPPPSTTPTVSHRMNILVTNVPSWQINDDAWSCLVILLTFWFFASMTLILGFYGAVDLTLGPNCSRNLQANPLFVQDVKLKADEESSKHGPMLYGFYEPPLLDVLTKWSVTRNVSVPSNFHQEWIYYLNKGSHIEISYDVKLHGSYPLILVIAQGKESLVQWMEQPSHPNTTLSWSLIHGNGKIQQTIEKPSDYYIAVGNLNNIETEVELIFNIQSITYNTSGAYYKCSLNHRICSLNLFLERTNVAILTTPTPDPSMQIDEWYVKLTYGPRWLTYFVGSGVMTILIFVGFQVFSTSQNYSQDGTAHQTINTTTERSPLLSNKDDDDRSLGSSYESVSHDEEDINEPPEAGSDLPKDSEIGNFQHLCTICCDVHRDCFFLPCGHCVVCLACGTRILDEAGTCPICRRKIKKVRKIFTI, encoded by the exons ATGGAGACCACTACGTTTCTCTTCCTCCCTCTTTCTCACCCTTCACTTCCTTCCTCCTCAGCCTCCTCGCCGCCGTCGTCACCACCACCTCCACCGCCGCCACCTCCCCCTTCGACGACTCCGACCGTCTCCCACCGTATGAATATACTGGTTACCAACGTTCCGTCGTGGCAGATCAACGACGACGCTTGGTCCTGCTTGGTCATCCTCCTCACGTTTTGGTTCTTCG CTTCGATGACATTGATCCTTGGCTTTTACGGCGCCGTCGACCTCACCCTCGGCCCCAATTGCTCCCGGAATCTGCAGGCAAATCCCTTGTTTGTGCAGGATGTAAAG CTGAAAGCGGACGAGGAGTCGTCGAAGCACGGGCCGATGCTTTACGGGTTTTACGAGCCTCCGCTGCTTGACGTATTGACTAAATGGTCAGTGACTCGAAATGTGTCCGTCCCCTCAAACTTTCACCAG GAATGGATATACTATCTCAACAAAGGCTCACATATCGAGATTTCTTATGATGTGAAATTGCATGGCTCATACCCGTTGATCCTAGTCATCGCCCAAG GAAAGGAAAGCCTTGTTCAATGGATGGAACAACCATCACATCCTAATACCACATTGTCATGGTCTCTTATTCATG GAAATGGAAAAATTCAGCAAACTATTGAAAAACCTTCTGATTATTACATTGCTGTGGGTAACTTAAACAATATAGAAACGGAG GTTGAGCTGATCTTCAACATTCAGTCTATCACATACAACACATCTGGGGCGTATTATAAATGTTCACTGAATCATAGGATCTGctctttgaatttgttcttagAAAGGACCAATGTTGCAATTCTTACAACTCCAACTCCTGATCCA AGTATGCAGATTGATGAATGGTACGTTAAGCTGACATATGGGCCTCGATGGCTGACTTATTTTGTTGGATCAG GTGTGATGACTATACTAATTTTTGTGGGGTTCCAAGTATTTAGCACCTCACAGAATTACTCTCAGGATGGTACTGCTCATCAAACAATAAATACCACAACGGAGAGGAGCCCCCTGCTCTCTAACAAGGATGATGATGATCGGAGCTTAGGATCATCATATGAATCTGTTTCCCACGACGAGGAAGATATCAATGAACCTCCTGAGGCAGGATCAGACCTGCCCAAGGACAGTGAAATTGGCAACTTCCAACACCTCTGCACCATTTGCTGTGATGTTCACAGAGACTGTTTTTTTCTTCCTTGTGGGCATTGTGTAGTGTGCTTAGCCTGTGGAACAAG gatctTGGATGAGGCTGGCACATGTCCAATCTGCCGGAGGAAGATAAAGAAAGTAAGGAAAATCTTTACTATTTGA
- the LOC122015158 gene encoding E3 ubiquitin-protein ligase APD2-like isoform X1, with product METTTFLFLPLSHPSLPSSSASSPPSSPPPPPPPPPPSTTPTVSHRMNILVTNVPSWQINDDAWSCLVILLTFWFFAASMTLILGFYGAVDLTLGPNCSRNLQANPLFVQDVKLKADEESSKHGPMLYGFYEPPLLDVLTKWSVTRNVSVPSNFHQEWIYYLNKGSHIEISYDVKLHGSYPLILVIAQGKESLVQWMEQPSHPNTTLSWSLIHGNGKIQQTIEKPSDYYIAVGNLNNIETEVELIFNIQSITYNTSGAYYKCSLNHRICSLNLFLERTNVAILTTPTPDPSMQIDEWYVKLTYGPRWLTYFVGSGVMTILIFVGFQVFSTSQNYSQDGTAHQTINTTTERSPLLSNKDDDDRSLGSSYESVSHDEEDINEPPEAGSDLPKDSEIGNFQHLCTICCDVHRDCFFLPCGHCVVCLACGTRILDEAGTCPICRRKIKKVRKIFTI from the exons ATGGAGACCACTACGTTTCTCTTCCTCCCTCTTTCTCACCCTTCACTTCCTTCCTCCTCAGCCTCCTCGCCGCCGTCGTCACCACCACCTCCACCGCCGCCACCTCCCCCTTCGACGACTCCGACCGTCTCCCACCGTATGAATATACTGGTTACCAACGTTCCGTCGTGGCAGATCAACGACGACGCTTGGTCCTGCTTGGTCATCCTCCTCACGTTTTGGTTCTTCG CAGCTTCGATGACATTGATCCTTGGCTTTTACGGCGCCGTCGACCTCACCCTCGGCCCCAATTGCTCCCGGAATCTGCAGGCAAATCCCTTGTTTGTGCAGGATGTAAAG CTGAAAGCGGACGAGGAGTCGTCGAAGCACGGGCCGATGCTTTACGGGTTTTACGAGCCTCCGCTGCTTGACGTATTGACTAAATGGTCAGTGACTCGAAATGTGTCCGTCCCCTCAAACTTTCACCAG GAATGGATATACTATCTCAACAAAGGCTCACATATCGAGATTTCTTATGATGTGAAATTGCATGGCTCATACCCGTTGATCCTAGTCATCGCCCAAG GAAAGGAAAGCCTTGTTCAATGGATGGAACAACCATCACATCCTAATACCACATTGTCATGGTCTCTTATTCATG GAAATGGAAAAATTCAGCAAACTATTGAAAAACCTTCTGATTATTACATTGCTGTGGGTAACTTAAACAATATAGAAACGGAG GTTGAGCTGATCTTCAACATTCAGTCTATCACATACAACACATCTGGGGCGTATTATAAATGTTCACTGAATCATAGGATCTGctctttgaatttgttcttagAAAGGACCAATGTTGCAATTCTTACAACTCCAACTCCTGATCCA AGTATGCAGATTGATGAATGGTACGTTAAGCTGACATATGGGCCTCGATGGCTGACTTATTTTGTTGGATCAG GTGTGATGACTATACTAATTTTTGTGGGGTTCCAAGTATTTAGCACCTCACAGAATTACTCTCAGGATGGTACTGCTCATCAAACAATAAATACCACAACGGAGAGGAGCCCCCTGCTCTCTAACAAGGATGATGATGATCGGAGCTTAGGATCATCATATGAATCTGTTTCCCACGACGAGGAAGATATCAATGAACCTCCTGAGGCAGGATCAGACCTGCCCAAGGACAGTGAAATTGGCAACTTCCAACACCTCTGCACCATTTGCTGTGATGTTCACAGAGACTGTTTTTTTCTTCCTTGTGGGCATTGTGTAGTGTGCTTAGCCTGTGGAACAAG gatctTGGATGAGGCTGGCACATGTCCAATCTGCCGGAGGAAGATAAAGAAAGTAAGGAAAATCTTTACTATTTGA
- the LOC122015158 gene encoding E3 ubiquitin-protein ligase APD2-like isoform X4 has protein sequence MEWIYYLNKGSHIEISYDVKLHGSYPLILVIAQGKESLVQWMEQPSHPNTTLSWSLIHGNGKIQQTIEKPSDYYIAVGNLNNIETEVELIFNIQSITYNTSGAYYKCSLNHRICSLNLFLERTNVAILTTPTPDPSMQIDEWYVKLTYGPRWLTYFVGSGVMTILIFVGFQVFSTSQNYSQDGTAHQTINTTTERSPLLSNKDDDDRSLGSSYESVSHDEEDINEPPEAGSDLPKDSEIGNFQHLCTICCDVHRDCFFLPCGHCVVCLACGTRILDEAGTCPICRRKIKKVRKIFTI, from the exons ATG GAATGGATATACTATCTCAACAAAGGCTCACATATCGAGATTTCTTATGATGTGAAATTGCATGGCTCATACCCGTTGATCCTAGTCATCGCCCAAG GAAAGGAAAGCCTTGTTCAATGGATGGAACAACCATCACATCCTAATACCACATTGTCATGGTCTCTTATTCATG GAAATGGAAAAATTCAGCAAACTATTGAAAAACCTTCTGATTATTACATTGCTGTGGGTAACTTAAACAATATAGAAACGGAG GTTGAGCTGATCTTCAACATTCAGTCTATCACATACAACACATCTGGGGCGTATTATAAATGTTCACTGAATCATAGGATCTGctctttgaatttgttcttagAAAGGACCAATGTTGCAATTCTTACAACTCCAACTCCTGATCCA AGTATGCAGATTGATGAATGGTACGTTAAGCTGACATATGGGCCTCGATGGCTGACTTATTTTGTTGGATCAG GTGTGATGACTATACTAATTTTTGTGGGGTTCCAAGTATTTAGCACCTCACAGAATTACTCTCAGGATGGTACTGCTCATCAAACAATAAATACCACAACGGAGAGGAGCCCCCTGCTCTCTAACAAGGATGATGATGATCGGAGCTTAGGATCATCATATGAATCTGTTTCCCACGACGAGGAAGATATCAATGAACCTCCTGAGGCAGGATCAGACCTGCCCAAGGACAGTGAAATTGGCAACTTCCAACACCTCTGCACCATTTGCTGTGATGTTCACAGAGACTGTTTTTTTCTTCCTTGTGGGCATTGTGTAGTGTGCTTAGCCTGTGGAACAAG gatctTGGATGAGGCTGGCACATGTCCAATCTGCCGGAGGAAGATAAAGAAAGTAAGGAAAATCTTTACTATTTGA
- the LOC122016702 gene encoding GATA transcription factor 4-like has translation MAAYYSTGASRSVPPSNTTSAYGSVIPPQTSSVSYFSGGSDTKFFSAMPAETPSSIVAGFASVLPSQQQSSLDLYAPQCEDEAELEWLSQFMEDSFSDTPNEVGWSSISPPLACAEQVHEETPATARGARSKRSKAVAWSSSVAPSHQPGLNSPSSSISSSYEFPTSELSSSTGSGRNRRREKSRATEEGGATRRCTHCASEKTPQWRTGPLGTKTLCNACGVRYKSGRLVPEYRPAASPTFVLAQHSNSHRKVMELRRQKEFLLRHHQTDTSSVSRSEVLYDDHGYGVS, from the exons ATGGCTGCTTATTATTCCACCGGCGCCTCGCGCTCTGTTCCACCATCCAATACAACATCGGCTTATGGCTCGGTTATTCCGCCTCAAACCTCCAGTGTTTCTTACTTTTCCGGCGGCTCTGACACCAAATTCTTCTCCGCGATGCCAGCGGAGACGCCGTCGTCAATCGTTGCCGGTTTCGCCTCTGTTTTGCCATCGCAGCAGCAGAGCTCGCTCGACCTTTATGCCCCA CAATGCGAGGACGAGGCAGAGCTCGAGTGGCTGTCCCAGTTCATGGAGGATTCTTTTTCGGACACGCCGAACGAGGTCGGTTGGAGCTCAATCTCGCCTCCCCTTGCCTGCGCTGAGCAAGTCCACGAGGAGACGCCGGCCACAGCTCGCGGAGCTCGAAGCAAGCGGTCCAAGGCCGTCGCCTGGTCCTCATCGGTGGCGCCGTCGCACCAACCGGGGCTGAACTCGCCGTCCTCCTCCATTTCTTCATCTTATGAATTTCCGACCTCGGAGTTGAGTTCCTCCACAGGCTCCGGGAGAAACAGGAGGAGGGAGAAAAGCAGAGCGACCGAGGAGGGCGGCGCGACACGTCGTTGCACCCACTGCGCGTCGGAGAAGACGCCTCAGTGGCGCACGGGGCCGTTGGGGACGAAGACACTGTGCAACGCATGCGGGGTGAGGTACAAGTCCGGGAGGCTAGTGCCGGAGTACCGGCCAGCGGCGAGCCCCACCTTCGTTCTCGCGCAGCACTCCAACTCCCACCGCAAGGTCATGGAGCTCCGACGCCAGAAGGAGTTCCTCCTTCGACACCACCAGACCGACACTTCCTCCGTCTCTCGGTCGGAAGTTCTATATGATGATCATGGCTACGGTGTCTCCTGA
- the LOC122014989 gene encoding homeobox-leucine zipper protein HOX17-like: MEKEDLSLSLSLSTYTNHFAPSSSSSYFRQRMQWNLLLPSSSGEAAPGDEAGEAERGGCSSQGISDEDEDGDGCRKKLRLSRDQSAVLEDSFKEHTTLNPKLKAALAKQLNLRPRQVEVWFQNRRARTKLKQTEVDCEFLKKCCENLTEENRRLHKEVQELRALKLSPQVYMQMTPPTTLTMCPSCDRRLSNSTATAVSSPAEALPQHRRLRANESLANS, encoded by the exons ATGGAAAAGGAGGATTTATCGTTGAGCCTCAGCTTAAGCACTTACACCAATCACTTCGCGCCTTCTTCTTCGTCGTCTTATTTCCGCCAAAGAATGCAGTGGAACCTTCTCCTCCCGTCCTCTTCAG GGGAGGCGGCTCCGGGGGATGAGGCTGGGGAGGCCGAGCGAGGGGGCTGCTCGTCTCAGGGAATCAGCGACGAGGACGAAGACGGCGACGGCTGCCGCAAGAAACTCCGGCTATCCAGAGACCAATCCGCCGTCCTCGAGGACAGCTTCAAGGAGCACACAACTCTCAACCCT AAATTGAAGGCGGCATTGGCGAAACAGCTCAACCTGCGGCCGAGGCAGGTAGAGGTGTGGTTCCAGAATAGGAGAGCGAGGACGAAGTTGAAGCAGACGGAGGTAGATTGCGAGTTCCTGAAGAAGTGCTGCGAGAACCTGACGGAGGAGAACAGGAGGCTGCACAAAGAAGTGCAGGAACTACGAGCTCTGAAGCTGTCGCCGCAGGTTTACATGCAGATGACGCCCCCCACCACCCTCACCATGTGCCCTTCCTGCGACCGCCGACTCTCCAATTCGACAGCCACCGCCGTCTCCTCGCCCGCCGAAGCACTTCCTCAGCATCGCCGCCTGCGGGCCAACGAATCTTTGGCGAACAGCTAG